From the Sphingomonas aliaeris genome, one window contains:
- a CDS encoding alpha-hydroxy acid oxidase, producing the protein MTRLQRANNVADLRLMARRRLPRPIFDYIDGGADDEVSLRRNADAFTDYELIPDVLNDVSDIRTETSIFGQPSRWPLMLSPTGLTRMFHGHAELAVAHAAARHGLLYSLSTMGTTRLEDLAQAFGGPKVFQIYIFKDRGLTAEFVARCREAGFHGLALTVDTPVAGNRERDRVSGLSLPPKLTLRSMLSFALHPSWSLPALTGSKFDLANVSHKIDALASGPMSLFDYIGAQFDRSVGWRDVEWLAREWNAPLSIKGVMTPEDARRSIDSGATGVMISNHGGRQLDGAPAPVDQIAAVRDAVGDAPDVICDGGIRRGSDVVKALALGATACSIGRPYLYGLAAGGEPGVDRLLTLLHEEFVRTLTLAGVNDIAALSARHVRRRANGAGPAA; encoded by the coding sequence ATGACGCGATTGCAACGTGCGAACAATGTCGCCGACCTGCGCCTGATGGCACGCCGCCGCCTGCCACGTCCGATCTTCGACTATATCGATGGCGGGGCAGACGACGAAGTGTCGCTGCGTCGCAATGCCGACGCGTTCACGGACTATGAACTGATCCCGGACGTCCTCAACGACGTTTCCGACATCCGGACAGAGACGAGTATCTTCGGGCAGCCTTCGCGCTGGCCGCTGATGCTGTCGCCCACCGGGCTGACCCGGATGTTTCACGGCCATGCCGAACTGGCCGTCGCCCACGCGGCGGCGCGACATGGCCTGCTCTACAGCCTGTCGACGATGGGCACGACGCGGCTGGAGGATCTTGCGCAGGCTTTTGGAGGCCCCAAGGTTTTCCAGATATACATCTTCAAGGACCGCGGACTGACTGCGGAATTCGTCGCGCGGTGTCGCGAGGCGGGGTTTCACGGCCTCGCGCTGACGGTCGACACGCCCGTTGCCGGCAATCGCGAGCGCGACCGGGTGAGCGGCCTTTCCCTGCCGCCCAAGCTGACGCTGCGGTCGATGCTCAGTTTCGCGCTTCACCCCTCCTGGTCGCTTCCCGCGCTCACCGGGTCGAAATTCGACCTCGCCAATGTCAGTCACAAGATCGACGCGCTGGCGTCGGGACCGATGAGCCTGTTCGACTATATCGGCGCGCAGTTCGACCGGTCGGTCGGCTGGCGCGATGTCGAATGGCTCGCGCGCGAATGGAACGCCCCGTTGTCCATCAAGGGAGTGATGACGCCCGAGGATGCGCGCCGATCGATCGATTCGGGTGCGACCGGGGTGATGATCTCGAACCATGGCGGGCGACAACTGGACGGCGCACCCGCCCCGGTCGATCAGATCGCGGCGGTGCGCGACGCAGTCGGCGATGCGCCGGACGTGATTTGCGACGGCGGCATCAGGCGCGGTTCGGACGTGGTGAAGGCGCTGGCGCTGGGGGCGACCGCCTGCTCGATCGGGCGTCCCTATCTTTACGGACTGGCGGCGGGCGGCGAGCCGGGTGTCGACCGGCTGCTGACACTTTTGCACGAGGAATTCGTCCGGACCCTAACGCTGGCCGGCGTCAACGACATCGCCGCCCTGTCCGCCCGCCACGTCCGGCGGCGGGCCAACGGCGCTGGCCCCGCCGCATAG
- a CDS encoding PX domain-containing protein, translated as MAADPVTRTRQREIATEHLLFKLMEYVEQRQAGLLDFMEQSLDHLGDPATDDTKDDEAVRRIARAMIDSARKQGPA; from the coding sequence ATGGCGGCCGATCCCGTCACCCGGACCCGGCAGCGCGAGATCGCGACGGAACACCTGCTGTTCAAGCTGATGGAATATGTCGAGCAGCGCCAGGCCGGGCTGCTCGATTTCATGGAACAGAGCCTGGACCATCTGGGCGATCCGGCGACCGACGACACGAAGGATGACGAGGCCGTCCGCCGCATCGCGCGTGCCATGATCGACAGCGCCCGCAAGCAGGGGCCTGCCTAG
- a CDS encoding DUF6771 family protein: protein MFFESPSSPATASLIAAAIMSTSHVTRLALSSDDEQVRDRAAADIAQAIITRLELDARQLKLAL from the coding sequence ATGTTCTTCGAATCGCCCAGTTCGCCAGCGACGGCTTCCCTGATAGCCGCCGCGATCATGTCCACGTCGCACGTTACCCGGCTCGCGCTGTCATCGGACGATGAACAGGTCCGCGATCGCGCTGCCGCCGATATCGCGCAGGCGATCATCACCAGACTCGAACTGGATGCCCGGCAACTCAAACTGGCGCTTTGA
- a CDS encoding glycosyltransferase family protein — MGSSRHPFQKPLLLYGVLCFVFGMVMYLAGVLLVFPRYLLNLHDILDPVAEALVWYSGLPIMTGIALSLVDLLYMHRHKKPNVPVRFTPVQRRRVTVALTAYDDEDSIAGAVQDFLLHPLVERVIVVSNNSRDRTFERAEAAGAITFDELAPGYGRCVFRCLSEAAAFEDTEFVVLCEGDSTFRAYDIEKLLAYAPHADIVNGTRTVEPLRQYLTQLSVFMYYGNIFVGKLLEAKHLGRGTITDMGTTYKLCRRDALIALLPHLNPAVNLEFNAHLLDTALNRDLVLLECPITFHPRIGFSKGGNVDNWRGLLVGWRMIVGLLSDWKRYA, encoded by the coding sequence TTGGGTTCCAGTCGGCACCCGTTCCAGAAGCCGCTATTGCTGTACGGCGTGCTGTGCTTCGTGTTCGGCATGGTGATGTACCTGGCGGGCGTACTGTTGGTATTTCCGCGCTATCTGCTCAACCTGCACGATATTCTCGATCCGGTCGCGGAGGCGCTCGTCTGGTATAGCGGTTTGCCTATCATGACGGGGATCGCGCTCTCGCTGGTCGATCTGCTGTATATGCACCGCCACAAGAAACCCAACGTGCCGGTCCGCTTCACCCCGGTGCAGCGCCGTCGCGTCACGGTGGCGCTGACGGCGTACGATGACGAAGACAGCATTGCCGGCGCGGTCCAGGACTTCTTGCTCCATCCGCTGGTCGAGCGCGTGATCGTGGTCAGCAACAACAGCCGCGACCGGACGTTCGAGCGTGCCGAAGCGGCCGGCGCGATCACGTTCGACGAACTTGCCCCCGGCTACGGCCGTTGCGTGTTCCGCTGCCTGAGCGAAGCGGCGGCGTTCGAGGATACCGAATTCGTGGTTCTATGCGAGGGGGACAGCACGTTCCGCGCCTATGACATCGAGAAATTGCTCGCTTATGCTCCGCACGCCGACATCGTCAACGGCACGCGCACGGTCGAACCGCTACGCCAGTATCTGACGCAGCTCAGCGTGTTCATGTACTATGGCAACATCTTCGTCGGTAAGCTGCTGGAGGCGAAGCATCTCGGCCGGGGCACGATCACCGACATGGGCACGACGTACAAACTCTGCCGCCGCGACGCGCTGATCGCGCTGCTGCCGCATCTCAACCCGGCGGTAAACCTGGAATTCAACGCGCATCTTCTCGACACCGCCCTGAACCGGGATCTGGTGCTGCTCGAATGCCCGATAACCTTCCATCCGCGGATCGGCTTCAGCAAGGGCGGCAACGTCGACAACTGGCGCGGGTTGCTGGTCGGCTGGCGGATGATCGTCGGATTGCTGTCGGACTGGAAGCGCTACGCATGA
- a CDS encoding class I SAM-dependent methyltransferase, protein MSGDYHGSRLEMDARRGGVWSALWRYFFRNRIAANACVLDLGAGYGDFINTVVARRRIAVDTWPGLVQQVDAGVEAIVGPVDDLGAIGDGAVDYAFASNLFEHLPQDVFVAALAEIRRTLAPGGTLTILQPNYRYAYREYFDDYTHVAVYSHVSLADLLRAHGWNILEVRPRFLPLTVKSRLPTWPVLIAAYLWSPIKPMGKQMLVVAQPAR, encoded by the coding sequence ATGAGCGGCGACTATCACGGTTCTCGTCTGGAGATGGACGCCCGGCGCGGCGGCGTGTGGTCTGCGCTGTGGCGCTACTTCTTCCGCAACCGGATCGCCGCGAACGCCTGCGTGCTCGATCTGGGCGCGGGATATGGGGATTTCATCAACACCGTCGTCGCGCGCCGGCGGATTGCAGTCGATACCTGGCCCGGTCTGGTGCAGCAGGTCGATGCAGGCGTCGAAGCGATCGTGGGCCCGGTCGACGATCTTGGAGCCATCGGCGACGGCGCGGTCGATTACGCATTCGCTTCCAACCTATTCGAGCATCTGCCGCAGGACGTGTTCGTTGCCGCCTTGGCCGAAATCCGGCGGACCCTCGCGCCCGGCGGCACGCTCACCATATTGCAGCCGAACTACCGCTATGCGTACCGCGAGTATTTCGACGATTACACGCATGTCGCGGTCTATTCGCATGTCAGCCTGGCCGATCTGTTGCGCGCGCACGGCTGGAACATCCTTGAGGTTCGCCCCCGTTTCCTGCCGCTGACGGTCAAGTCGCGATTGCCGACGTGGCCGGTGCTGATCGCGGCCTATCTATGGTCGCCGATCAAGCCGATGGGCAAGCAGATGCTCGTCGTCGCGCAGCCGGCGCGATGA
- a CDS encoding ArnT family glycosyltransferase: MVADQADGQADARRRAAGAMNVAVDRDTKDRNALPIGMERKRWVLRAGLALTIGLLLFNVAKLLVAAWLALDYAYDLDYGEGIVWQQMRNMLAGTGYAPLRTYPAIVYHYPPVYHLTTAALAWAAGIDELLAGRLVSLLSTFASMLFVGMLTYSAVSKDESTVVRWLSAGVAAACLAMNSTIVEWAVLMRVDMLGCALTLGGLVLSVRAFTRPTLVPLAALVFVLAVYTKQTNIAGPAAAFVALWFIRPRSALALLGWCAGLGLIALAVLTLTTEGGFLRHILFYNVNRLDWKRWQLLMEVMPSQAPLIAAACFAIYAAWRRLAEGGYAALRTRTGGDETNATLLLLLSFVAVKTAMLPMILKSGSSTNYLIEWSCGIATLAGLAAVPVLRVAHRGDAWPSPILVACLTIALPISAWWTPAVNIDRPALRARDVRMAGIVNRIRASAKPVVTDDMVLLIRAGRPVEYEPAIAAELGYSGVYDEAGFVAKIRRGDFGFFLTRGDRSSRLFNERYNPRVADAIDAVYPLKERDGDLVFHLPSR, translated from the coding sequence ATGGTCGCCGATCAAGCCGATGGGCAAGCAGATGCTCGTCGTCGCGCAGCCGGCGCGATGAACGTAGCGGTCGATCGCGACACCAAGGATCGCAACGCATTGCCGATCGGGATGGAGCGCAAGCGTTGGGTGCTGCGCGCGGGACTGGCGCTGACGATCGGGCTATTGCTGTTTAACGTGGCGAAGTTGCTGGTCGCGGCCTGGCTTGCGCTCGATTACGCCTATGACCTCGACTATGGCGAGGGCATAGTCTGGCAGCAGATGCGGAACATGCTGGCGGGAACGGGCTACGCCCCGCTCCGCACCTATCCGGCGATAGTCTATCATTATCCGCCGGTGTATCATCTTACGACCGCAGCATTGGCATGGGCGGCGGGCATAGACGAGCTGCTCGCCGGGCGGCTCGTGTCGCTGTTATCGACATTCGCCTCGATGCTGTTCGTCGGAATGTTGACATATTCCGCGGTCTCGAAGGACGAAAGCACGGTCGTGCGCTGGCTGTCGGCGGGAGTGGCGGCGGCGTGCCTCGCGATGAATTCGACGATCGTCGAATGGGCGGTGCTGATGCGAGTCGATATGCTCGGCTGCGCGCTGACGCTGGGCGGGCTGGTCCTGAGCGTACGCGCGTTCACCCGACCGACGCTGGTGCCGCTGGCCGCGCTCGTGTTCGTGCTTGCTGTCTATACCAAACAGACGAACATCGCCGGGCCAGCCGCAGCCTTCGTCGCGCTGTGGTTTATCCGCCCCCGATCAGCCCTGGCGCTGCTTGGCTGGTGCGCGGGACTGGGCCTGATTGCGCTCGCGGTTCTGACGCTCACGACCGAAGGCGGGTTTCTGCGTCACATCCTGTTCTACAACGTCAACCGGCTCGATTGGAAGCGCTGGCAATTGCTGATGGAGGTCATGCCATCGCAGGCGCCGCTGATCGCAGCCGCCTGTTTCGCGATCTACGCCGCTTGGCGCCGGCTGGCCGAAGGAGGGTACGCAGCACTGAGGACCCGGACGGGTGGGGACGAAACCAATGCGACGTTGTTGCTGTTGCTGTCGTTCGTCGCGGTGAAAACGGCGATGCTGCCCATGATCCTAAAATCCGGATCGAGCACCAATTATCTTATCGAATGGTCGTGTGGAATCGCTACGTTGGCCGGGCTTGCTGCGGTGCCGGTCTTGCGAGTGGCGCATCGCGGCGATGCATGGCCATCCCCGATACTTGTCGCCTGCCTGACGATCGCGCTGCCGATCTCTGCATGGTGGACTCCGGCAGTAAACATCGATCGCCCGGCGCTACGTGCGCGGGATGTGCGGATGGCGGGAATCGTGAATCGCATCCGCGCCTCCGCCAAACCTGTCGTGACCGACGACATGGTGCTTCTTATCCGGGCGGGCAGGCCGGTCGAATACGAACCCGCGATCGCCGCAGAGCTGGGCTATAGCGGGGTGTATGACGAGGCGGGGTTCGTGGCGAAGATCCGCCGCGGCGACTTCGGCTTCTTCCTGACGCGGGGCGACCGATCGAGCCGGCTGTTCAACGAACGCTACAATCCACGCGTCGCGGATGCGATCGACGCCGTCTATCCGCTGAAAGAGCGCGACGGCGATCTCGTGTTCCACCTGCCGTCGCGATGA
- a CDS encoding GtrA family protein: MRIGQADVGAIGQLLRFGIAGLASASIYGGVYLALAARVPAAHATLAVPPAFAIALTFSYALHSLWSFRGHGRRPDGGLRPLRFLIVQLAQLGTNIAVTWLLTFWLGTPAWVPLLLAILIVPLASFYLQRTWVFG; encoded by the coding sequence ATGAGGATTGGGCAAGCCGATGTCGGCGCGATCGGGCAGTTGCTGCGCTTCGGTATCGCGGGGCTTGCCTCGGCGTCGATCTATGGCGGCGTGTATCTGGCGCTGGCTGCCCGTGTGCCCGCCGCCCACGCGACCCTGGCCGTACCGCCAGCCTTCGCCATTGCGCTGACGTTCAGCTATGCGCTGCACAGCCTTTGGAGCTTTCGTGGGCACGGGCGTCGTCCGGACGGTGGCCTGCGTCCGCTTCGCTTCCTGATCGTGCAGCTGGCGCAGCTCGGCACCAATATCGCGGTGACATGGTTACTGACGTTCTGGCTCGGCACGCCAGCGTGGGTGCCGCTCCTCCTGGCGATCCTGATCGTGCCGTTGGCGAGCTTCTATCTGCAGCGAACCTGGGTGTTTGGCTAG
- a CDS encoding PEPxxWA-CTERM sorting domain-containing protein, with amino-acid sequence MTRYILAAVAAAALSTVATSANAAVLVAGSTGVAPTAGVPAGQGTLLASQVTSGQAFTFAATFNQAVYRNTLGTLDFYFQVLRTGAGAISSQEIRSFTVSDFGAYLVDGYASGPDPDGAGLFIAANNPTLANGTPSGSTTSFGRSPSGSVVTVEFGANGLTGNQNSATYIFRTNATAFNNLGTFGIIDGSTLQGLTYQPTGAVPEPATWGMMILGFGMIGAASRSRKVKTSVKFA; translated from the coding sequence ATGACGAGATATATTTTGGCGGCCGTTGCCGCTGCTGCGCTGAGCACCGTGGCAACGTCGGCAAACGCCGCCGTTCTGGTCGCGGGCAGCACGGGCGTCGCGCCGACCGCCGGTGTGCCGGCTGGCCAGGGCACGCTGCTGGCGAGCCAGGTCACTTCGGGCCAGGCGTTCACGTTTGCGGCCACCTTCAATCAGGCTGTCTATCGGAATACGTTGGGCACGCTGGATTTCTATTTCCAGGTTCTCCGGACCGGGGCTGGCGCGATCAGCAGCCAGGAAATCCGCAGCTTCACGGTCAGTGATTTCGGCGCATATCTGGTTGACGGATATGCTTCTGGTCCGGATCCCGACGGCGCGGGCCTGTTCATCGCGGCGAACAATCCGACGCTCGCTAACGGAACCCCGAGCGGGTCGACCACCAGCTTCGGTCGTTCGCCGTCGGGATCGGTCGTCACGGTGGAGTTCGGGGCGAACGGTCTGACGGGCAACCAGAACAGCGCTACGTACATCTTCCGTACCAATGCGACGGCCTTCAATAATCTCGGCACGTTCGGCATTATCGATGGTTCGACGCTTCAGGGGCTGACATACCAGCCGACTGGCGCAGTTCCGGAACCAGCGACCTGGGGCATGATGATCCTCGGCTTCGGCATGATTGGTGCCGCATCGCGTAGCCGCAAGGTCAAGACGAGCGTCAAGTTCGCGTAA